One window of Kryptolebias marmoratus isolate JLee-2015 linkage group LG3, ASM164957v2, whole genome shotgun sequence genomic DNA carries:
- the cabp2a gene encoding calcium-binding protein 2a isoform X1 — MMDLDPREGRKDGESSRDERRSVSNEGYTSDYELGSDAPATDKEAKWTGPRHREEEDSFVYASWTVKMTEMKSAPSMDVSESKLVKKGSIKKKIESFRRWSSASIKRPPKPKAKTLSLSSPDRDPGDLWLPEGDKRKLRPIVDSVFGQDRDLRPEEMEELREAFREFDKDKDGFISYKDLGECMRTMGYMPTEMELIELSQQICGGRVDFEDFVELMGPKMLAETADMIGVKELRDAFREFDSDGDGQISLGELKEAMKKLMGEQLNHREIDEILRDIDLNGDGQVDFEEFVRMMSR, encoded by the exons ATGATGGATTTAGATCCAAGAGAAGGGAGAAAAGATGGAGAGAGTTCGAGGGATGAGAGGAGGAGCGTCAGCAATGAGGGATATACCTCAGATTATGAGCTAGGGTCAGATGCTCCAGCAACAGATAAAGAGGCGAAGTGGACGGGACCAAGgcacagagaggaagaagacagCTTTGTGTATGCCAGCTGGACCGTAAAGATGACTGAGATGAAAAGTGCACCGTCCATGGACGTGTCAGAGAGCAAGCTGGTAAAGAAG GGTTCCATCAAGAAGAAGATCGAATCATTCAGGCGATGGAGTTCAGCTAGCATCAAGAGGCCACCGAAGCCTAAAGCCAAGACCCTGAGCTTGTCCTCCCCTGATAGAGACCCTGGAGACCTCTGGCTGCCAGAGGGAGACAAGAGGAAGCTGCGTCCCATCGTTGATTCTGTCTTTGGGCAG GACAGAGATCTGCGACCAGAGGAAATGGAAG aaCTGCGTGAGGCCTTCAGGGAGTTTGACAAAGACAAAGATGGCTTCATCAGCTACAAGGACCTGGGCGAGTGCATGAGGACTATGGGATACATGCCGACTGAGATGGAACTCATCGAGCTCAGCCAGCAGATCT GTGGTGGCAGAGTGGACTTTGAGGACTTTGTGGAGCTGATGGGTCCCAAAATGCTCGCCGAGACTGCAGATATGATCGGAGTCAAAGAGTTAAGGGACGCCTTCAGAGAG TTTGACTCCGATGGCGATGGTCAGATCAGCCTTGGGGAGCTAAAAGAAGCCATGAAGAAGCTAATGGGGGAGCAGCTGAACCACCGTGAGATCGATGAGATCCTGCGAGACATCGACCTCAACGGAGACGGACAGGTGGACTTTGAAG AGTTTGTGCGAATGATGTCTCGCTGA
- the cabp2a gene encoding calcium-binding protein 2a isoform X2, producing the protein MGNVNKASKKDSKRKKETSPVNQGGAPLATAMLGSLGGAGELDSEDEEEEEGGSKRPFDDPLCTLVKNCNMLHNIVGPACIFLRQGFAQSQLDRDLRPEEMEELREAFREFDKDKDGFISYKDLGECMRTMGYMPTEMELIELSQQICGGRVDFEDFVELMGPKMLAETADMIGVKELRDAFREFDSDGDGQISLGELKEAMKKLMGEQLNHREIDEILRDIDLNGDGQVDFEEFVRMMSR; encoded by the exons ATGGGAAACGTCAACAAGGCTTCTAAAAAGGAcagtaaaaggaaaaag GAGACATCACCTGTAAACCAAGGTGGGGCCCCGTTGGCCACTGCCATGCTGGGGTCTCTGGGTGGTGCAGGGGAGTTGGACtcagaggatgaggaggaggaggaaggagggagcaAGCGTCCATTTGATGACCCCCTGTGCACTCTGGTTAAGAACTGCAACATGCTGCACAACATTGTGGGGCCCGCTTGTATCTTCCTCAGACAGGGCTTCGCTCAAAGCCAGCTT GACAGAGATCTGCGACCAGAGGAAATGGAAG aaCTGCGTGAGGCCTTCAGGGAGTTTGACAAAGACAAAGATGGCTTCATCAGCTACAAGGACCTGGGCGAGTGCATGAGGACTATGGGATACATGCCGACTGAGATGGAACTCATCGAGCTCAGCCAGCAGATCT GTGGTGGCAGAGTGGACTTTGAGGACTTTGTGGAGCTGATGGGTCCCAAAATGCTCGCCGAGACTGCAGATATGATCGGAGTCAAAGAGTTAAGGGACGCCTTCAGAGAG TTTGACTCCGATGGCGATGGTCAGATCAGCCTTGGGGAGCTAAAAGAAGCCATGAAGAAGCTAATGGGGGAGCAGCTGAACCACCGTGAGATCGATGAGATCCTGCGAGACATCGACCTCAACGGAGACGGACAGGTGGACTTTGAAG AGTTTGTGCGAATGATGTCTCGCTGA
- the LOC108245490 gene encoding CD209 antigen-like has translation MAVQYHASTKTNTDNDDCKIAYNMFFSDEKLLSAVYALRNRPFKITTICLGVLCVLLVAGIIGQSVYYQNVGQEHKKNIKALNTERENLQQSLTTVRAEKKNLEAVRNQLQQTNSDISTRIDRMMNTFYSIRSERDELKDREGQLQASQTAAKKQLEQLNTTNAQLQKDKDSLSTAQQKLQTLYDSVVKSKTELQSRYDSVTNDRNNLQNKFNNATRSREQLQLSYNNLILEVEHLQVRFNFSAQEKDKIASSHQNLTAALKTLQKTYDIIKNAENELQVSYKTALNQKQAAELALQNVTAERDQLKMKAENLTAEKEQLLDTINKLNATIQEKRCPAGWVKFHLGCYFKSTAKKNWNQSRKYCQDKGADLTIINSEEEMAFINGLYSSDKEVWIGLTDGGVEGQWKWVDGTPMTLAFWAKNQPNSHQGKEQDCVEFWHRATGNGDWNDENCSIETYWICEM, from the exons ATGGCCGTCCAGTACCACGCCTCCACCAAGACAAACACGGACAACGATGACTGTAAAATTGCATATAATATGTTTTTTTCAGACGaaaaacttctctctgcag TCTATGCATTGAGAAACAGGCCTTTCAAGATAACTACGATTTGCCTCGGAGTGCTGTGTGTTCTCCTGGTGGCTGGGATCATCGGTCAGAGTGTCTACT ATCAAAATGTAGGACAAGAAcataagaaaaatataaaggCCCTGAATACAGAAAGAGAGAACCTGCAACAAAGTCTGACAACCGTccgagcagagaaaaaaaatcttgaagcTGTCCGTAATCAGTTGCAGCAAACTAACAGTGACATATCAACAAGAATTGATCGAATGATGAACACTTTTTACTCCATAAGAAGCGAAAGAGATGAGCTTAAAGACCGTGAAGGTCAGCTACAGGCCAGCCAgactgctgcaaaaaaacagtTAGAACAACTAAATACCACTAACGCTCAActacagaaagacaaagattCCTTATCAACAGCCCAGCAAAAATTACAAACACTATACGACTCAGTTGTGAAGTCCAAAACAGAGCTACAGTCCAGATACGATTCTGTGACCAACGACAGGAACAATCTGCAGAACAAATTCAACAACGCAACCAGATCCagagagcagctgcagctgagttaCAACAACCTGATTCTGGAGGTTGAACATTTACAGGTCAGGTTCAACTTCTCAGCCCAAGAGAAGGACAAGATAGCGAGCAGCCACCAAAACCTGACGGCGGCACTGAAAACCTTGCAGAAGACATATGACATAATTAAAAACGCAGAAAATGAGCTGCAGGTGTCATACAAGACAGCTCTTAATCAAAAACAGGCGGCTGAACTCGCCCTTCAGAATGTGACAGCAGAGAGAGATCAGCTAAAAATGAAAGCTGAGAACCTGACCGCTGAGAAAGAACAGCTGCTGGATACGATCAACAAACTCAACGCAACCATTCAAG AGAAAAGATGCCCTGCAGGCTGGGTGAAGTTTCACCTCGGCTGCTACTTCAAATCTACAGCTAAGAAAAACTGGAATCAAAGCAGAAAGTATTGTCAGGACAAAGGAGCAGACCTGACTATCATAAACAGTGAAGAAGAAATG GCTTTCATCAACGGTTTGTACAGCAGCGACAAAGAGGTTTGGATCGGTCTGACTGATGGAGGAGTTGAAGGGCAGTGGAAATGGGTCGACGGAACACCTATGACCCTGGC gTTCTGGGCTAAAAACCAACCCAACAGCCATCAGGGGAAGGAGCAGGACTGTGTTGAGTTCTGGCACCGAGCAACAGGAAATGGTGACTGGAATGATGAGAACTGTAGTATAGAAACATACTGGATTTGTGAGATGTAG